The following proteins are co-located in the Gloeocapsa sp. PCC 7428 genome:
- a CDS encoding aminotransferase class I/II-fold pyridoxal phosphate-dependent enzyme yields MQVIKEYVQRWYESGLDPDEYVCHRKQGNLVEISDADTGEKRTVLTFCTNDVLGLVQCEAVKQAAIDAILQYGTSNSSTSVLSGRITLHQQLEDEISAFKHLPHTQLFLNAWMAMQAMMDAFCHLAIPVPGFQNTRETLILTDVLNHGCIVSAVVNAGTRSGKVFSHSPQVRVKAYRHCDVEDLRRKLQRYARPGDRILVVSDAVFSMDGDIAPLPDMLNVLHHYEGSVLLMDEAHASGALGVTGRGIYEHFGILPAQAIERGVVPLIMTTFSKFAASAGAAISTHVAELKPLLNVSPTSIGTISLSPPLAAAALESIRQVRQRPELVQKLQENTRYLRSQLAEHDFVAIGETNVIPVILPTDVNPKIFARQLMHNYGLWVSPIWFIAKPRLRITVNALHSREEMDRLVTGMVATRDLFYKPTLSA; encoded by the coding sequence GTGCAAGTTATTAAAGAATACGTTCAACGGTGGTACGAAAGCGGACTTGATCCCGATGAGTACGTTTGTCATCGCAAGCAAGGTAATCTCGTCGAGATTTCTGACGCAGACACAGGTGAGAAAAGAACAGTTCTTACCTTCTGCACCAACGATGTTTTGGGACTCGTACAATGCGAAGCAGTAAAACAAGCGGCGATTGATGCAATCCTCCAATATGGCACATCAAATAGTTCCACATCCGTTTTAAGCGGGCGGATTACATTACACCAACAGCTAGAAGACGAAATATCTGCGTTCAAGCATCTACCGCATACACAACTATTTCTGAATGCGTGGATGGCGATGCAAGCAATGATGGATGCATTTTGTCATCTTGCAATTCCCGTACCAGGTTTTCAAAACACCCGCGAGACACTAATTCTTACTGATGTGCTGAATCATGGCTGTATTGTGTCGGCGGTTGTTAATGCGGGAACACGTTCAGGGAAAGTATTCAGTCACAGCCCGCAAGTGCGTGTTAAAGCTTATCGTCATTGTGATGTCGAAGACTTGCGGCGGAAGTTGCAGCGCTATGCTCGACCTGGCGATCGCATTTTAGTCGTTTCCGATGCCGTATTCTCGATGGATGGCGACATCGCCCCACTTCCCGATATGCTCAACGTGTTACACCACTACGAAGGCAGTGTGCTATTAATGGATGAAGCCCATGCTAGCGGCGCATTAGGGGTGACAGGACGCGGGATTTACGAGCATTTTGGTATTTTACCTGCGCAGGCGATCGAACGCGGTGTAGTACCGCTGATTATGACGACGTTTTCAAAGTTTGCTGCGTCAGCTGGTGCCGCAATTAGCACGCACGTTGCTGAGTTAAAACCTTTATTAAATGTCTCGCCAACGTCAATCGGGACAATTTCACTGTCACCACCACTTGCAGCGGCGGCGTTAGAAAGTATTCGCCAAGTGCGTCAACGTCCTGAATTAGTACAGAAACTACAAGAAAATACCCGTTATTTGCGATCGCAGCTTGCAGAACACGATTTTGTCGCAATTGGTGAAACAAACGTTATTCCTGTTATTCTACCAACGGATGTCAATCCGAAAATCTTTGCGCGGCAATTGATGCATAACTATGGGCTGTGGGTATCTCCAATCTGGTTTATCGCCAAACCGCGCTTGCGCATCACTGTAAACGCTTTACATTCGCGTGAAGAGATGGATCGCTTAGTTACGGGTATGGTAGCCACCAGAGATTTATTTTATAAACCAACACTCAGCGCCTAA
- a CDS encoding NAD-dependent epimerase/dehydratase family protein: protein MKALVTGANGFTGSHLVQALERRGAQVVGLVRKSSNLSRLANSQLQLVYGDITDRDALQTAMQGVDTVFHTAAYVELGLVDADKMQRVNVEGTRAVMEVAQASGVLKIIYCSTIGIFGDTKGEVVDETFQRRQTDFSSAYDRTKYQAQQIVDEFASQGLPVVSVLPSGIFGADDPHFGSVLQQFLKGRLKLWAGGDRITGIVHVDDLVDAMLLAAEKSPPGEHYIISAGELSTREMFELLSQQTGIPIPVEAPKSVVKLAGNLLDPIGRLLQWQPPLSRERVHYIYDRCVRVDATKARQKLGWKPRSVESTLSEIAKVLQKTQ from the coding sequence ATGAAGGCACTTGTCACGGGAGCTAACGGCTTTACTGGCTCCCACTTAGTTCAAGCTTTAGAACGGCGCGGCGCGCAAGTTGTTGGTTTGGTACGCAAGTCAAGTAACTTATCACGTCTTGCCAATTCTCAGTTGCAACTTGTCTACGGCGATATCACAGATCGCGATGCTTTGCAAACGGCAATGCAAGGTGTTGATACCGTATTTCATACCGCCGCGTATGTTGAACTGGGGTTAGTCGATGCAGACAAAATGCAGCGCGTCAATGTCGAGGGAACTCGCGCGGTGATGGAAGTTGCCCAAGCATCAGGGGTGTTGAAGATTATATATTGCAGCACGATTGGTATTTTTGGCGATACCAAAGGCGAAGTTGTTGATGAAACATTTCAACGCCGACAAACTGATTTTTCCTCAGCTTACGATCGCACAAAATATCAAGCCCAACAAATTGTCGATGAATTTGCGTCTCAAGGTCTTCCAGTTGTGAGCGTTTTACCATCAGGAATCTTTGGTGCAGACGATCCGCATTTTGGTTCTGTATTGCAGCAATTTCTCAAAGGGCGCTTAAAGTTATGGGCGGGAGGCGATCGCATTACCGGAATTGTTCATGTCGATGACTTGGTTGATGCAATGCTGCTAGCCGCTGAGAAAAGCCCTCCAGGAGAACACTACATTATTTCTGCGGGGGAACTTTCGACACGAGAAATGTTTGAATTGCTAAGTCAACAAACAGGAATTCCTATCCCTGTGGAAGCACCAAAATCTGTTGTTAAGCTAGCTGGAAATCTTCTCGATCCTATCGGACGTTTATTACAATGGCAACCACCTTTAAGTCGCGAACGCGTTCACTATATTTACGATCGCTGCGTGCGTGTTGATGCGACAAAAGCACGTCAAAAGTTAGGCTGGAAACCGCGTTCGGTTGAATCAACACTATCAGAAATTGCTAAAGTGCTTCAGAAAACACAGTAA
- a CDS encoding ABC transporter ATP-binding protein, translating to MAFRSGRECFQVLKGIDLDVSPGDIQLLMGPSGSGKTTLLSILAGLLTPTAGSVYLLGEEITKMSREKLARFRLENIGFIFQGFNLFPALTAAENVELVLNIKGIKGRLARNQAKYLLEQVGLASHTNYKPGDLSGGQKQRVAIARALAGNPQLIMADEPTAALDSRSGHNVIELLRVLAKEEGCTVLMVTHDPRIIDVADRVAYMEDGILRQE from the coding sequence ATGGCTTTCCGGTCAGGACGAGAATGCTTTCAGGTTTTAAAAGGAATTGACTTAGACGTTTCTCCTGGCGATATTCAACTATTGATGGGACCATCGGGATCAGGAAAGACGACTTTGCTGTCGATTTTGGCAGGCTTGCTGACACCAACGGCGGGTAGCGTTTATTTACTCGGCGAAGAGATTACAAAAATGTCTCGCGAGAAGTTAGCACGCTTTCGCTTAGAGAATATAGGGTTTATTTTTCAAGGATTCAACTTGTTTCCAGCACTGACAGCAGCAGAGAATGTCGAATTAGTGCTGAACATTAAAGGGATTAAAGGACGACTAGCACGAAATCAGGCGAAATATCTACTCGAACAGGTAGGCTTAGCTAGTCATACGAATTATAAACCAGGGGACTTATCCGGCGGGCAAAAACAACGAGTAGCGATCGCCCGTGCATTAGCAGGTAATCCGCAACTAATTATGGCAGACGAACCTACAGCCGCTTTAGACTCGCGTAGCGGACACAATGTCATCGAGTTACTGCGGGTATTAGCCAAAGAAGAAGGCTGTACGGTACTCATGGTAACTCACGACCCGCGTATTATTGATGTCGCCGATCGCGTTGCTTACATGGAAGATGGAATTTTACGGCAAGAGTAA
- a CDS encoding ATP-dependent Clp protease ATP-binding subunit yields the protein MFEYFTDKAIKVIMLSQEETRRLGHNLVGTEQILLGLIGEGTGVAAKVLTELGVSLQDARTEVEKIIGRGNRFVPAELPFTPKVKRVFEQALAEARQLGNNYIDTEHILLGLLREGDGVAAKVLSNLGIHPEQIRTAVIKKHGEVAAVSVGNTDRRSGRTASKTATLDEFSTNLTKLAAEGKLDPVVGREKEIERAIQILGRRTKNNPVLIGEPGVGKTAIAEGLAQRIVNQNVPDILEDRQVVSLDMGLLIAGTRFRGDFEERIKAIMEEIRAAGNIILVIDEIHTLIGTGGVEGGMDAANILKPALARGELQCLGATTLDEYRKHIERDAALERRFQPIMVGEPSVDETIEILHGLRATYEQHHRVKITDVALEAAAKLSDRYISDRFLPDKAIDLIDEAGSRVRLRNSQASVTSEVKRELVQVSRAKEAAVRAQDFDKAGQLRDRELELEAQIKAIAENQNKDVNTPVVDEEDIAQIVASWTGVPVNKLTETESELLLHLEDTLHQRIIGQQEAVTAVSRAIRRARVGLKSPDRPIASFIFSGPTGVGKTELTKALASYFFGSEEAMIRLDMSEFMERHTVSKLIGSPPGYVGYDEGGQLTEAVRRRPYTVVLFDEIEKAHPDVFNMMLQIMDDGRLTDAKGRTVDFKNTLLIMTSNIGSRVIEKGGGGIGFEIADSQSESSYNHIRNLVNEDLKQHFRPEFLNRVDDIIVFRQLSKAEVTQIADILLREVSTRLVEQGIELEVTAKFKDRVVQEGYNPSYGARPLRRAIMRLLEDSLAEAMLAGSIKVGDTAIVDIDDRGEVKVEKVANKELLLSSVS from the coding sequence ATGTTTGAATACTTTACAGATAAAGCCATCAAGGTCATCATGCTATCCCAGGAAGAGACACGTCGCCTGGGACACAACTTGGTAGGAACCGAGCAGATTCTTTTAGGCTTGATTGGAGAAGGTACGGGAGTAGCAGCAAAAGTGCTGACCGAGCTAGGAGTATCCCTCCAAGATGCACGCACAGAAGTAGAAAAAATTATCGGTAGGGGAAATCGATTCGTCCCCGCTGAACTTCCTTTCACTCCCAAAGTTAAGCGTGTTTTTGAGCAAGCTCTAGCTGAAGCTCGGCAACTCGGAAACAACTACATTGATACAGAACACATTCTCTTAGGATTACTTCGCGAAGGCGACGGCGTAGCAGCGAAAGTGCTGAGTAATTTAGGTATTCACCCCGAACAAATTCGCACCGCAGTCATTAAAAAGCACGGAGAAGTAGCAGCGGTGTCTGTGGGTAATACCGACCGCCGTAGTGGTCGCACTGCAAGTAAAACAGCGACTTTAGATGAATTTAGCACCAATTTAACAAAGCTCGCCGCCGAAGGTAAGCTTGACCCTGTTGTGGGGCGCGAGAAAGAAATCGAACGCGCAATCCAAATTCTCGGACGGCGGACGAAGAATAACCCCGTGTTAATCGGCGAACCTGGTGTTGGTAAAACCGCGATCGCCGAAGGACTGGCACAACGAATTGTTAATCAAAACGTTCCTGACATCCTGGAAGATCGCCAAGTCGTCAGCCTAGACATGGGCTTACTGATTGCGGGTACACGCTTTAGAGGTGACTTTGAAGAACGCATCAAAGCAATCATGGAGGAAATTCGCGCTGCGGGTAACATCATCTTAGTGATTGACGAAATTCACACTTTGATCGGTACTGGTGGTGTTGAAGGTGGTATGGATGCAGCGAACATCCTCAAGCCAGCCTTAGCCCGTGGTGAATTGCAGTGTCTCGGTGCTACAACACTCGATGAATACCGCAAGCACATCGAACGCGATGCAGCACTCGAGCGTCGTTTCCAGCCAATTATGGTTGGCGAACCTTCGGTAGATGAAACGATTGAGATTCTGCACGGTTTACGCGCTACTTACGAACAACATCACCGCGTCAAAATTACTGATGTCGCACTCGAAGCTGCTGCGAAGCTATCAGATCGTTACATTAGCGATCGCTTCTTACCCGACAAAGCCATCGACTTGATTGACGAAGCAGGTTCGCGCGTTCGTTTGAGAAACTCGCAAGCATCCGTGACCAGTGAAGTCAAGCGCGAATTAGTCCAAGTATCGCGCGCTAAAGAAGCCGCCGTTAGAGCACAAGACTTCGATAAAGCAGGACAGCTGCGCGATCGCGAGTTAGAACTCGAAGCCCAAATCAAGGCGATTGCTGAAAATCAAAACAAGGATGTCAACACTCCTGTTGTCGATGAAGAAGACATCGCGCAAATCGTTGCTTCGTGGACTGGCGTACCCGTTAATAAGCTGACCGAAACCGAATCAGAATTGCTGTTGCACTTAGAAGACACCCTACATCAGCGGATTATCGGTCAACAAGAAGCTGTCACCGCAGTTTCGCGAGCAATTCGCCGCGCGCGAGTCGGCTTAAAGAGTCCCGATCGCCCGATTGCTAGCTTTATCTTCTCAGGTCCTACCGGAGTTGGTAAAACCGAATTAACCAAAGCGCTTGCTTCATATTTCTTCGGTTCAGAAGAAGCGATGATTCGCCTCGATATGTCCGAATTCATGGAGCGCCACACAGTTTCCAAGCTAATTGGTTCACCTCCAGGATACGTTGGTTACGACGAAGGCGGACAACTCACCGAAGCAGTGCGTCGCAGACCTTACACTGTAGTGCTATTCGACGAAATCGAAAAAGCACACCCTGATGTCTTCAACATGATGTTGCAAATCATGGATGACGGTCGCTTGACGGATGCCAAAGGTCGCACAGTAGACTTCAAGAATACACTACTGATCATGACTTCCAACATCGGCTCGCGAGTCATCGAAAAAGGTGGTGGTGGTATAGGTTTCGAGATTGCTGATAGTCAAAGTGAGTCTAGCTACAATCACATTCGCAATCTAGTGAATGAAGACCTCAAGCAACACTTCCGCCCTGAGTTCCTCAACCGCGTAGACGATATCATTGTCTTCCGTCAGTTGAGCAAAGCAGAAGTCACACAAATCGCCGATATTCTGTTACGCGAAGTTTCCACACGCTTAGTAGAACAAGGAATCGAGCTTGAAGTGACCGCTAAGTTCAAAGATCGCGTAGTCCAAGAAGGCTACAACCCCAGCTACGGTGCAAGACCATTACGTCGCGCCATCATGCGACTACTTGAAGACAGCCTAGCTGAAGCAATGTTAGCAGGTTCAATCAAAGTTGGAGACACAGCGATCGTTGACATTGACGATCGCGGCGAAGTCAAGGTAGAAAAAGTAGCAAACAAAGAGTTGTTACTATCTTCCGTCAGCTAA
- the psbA gene encoding photosystem II q(b) protein, translating to MTTTLQRRGSANLWEQFCNWVTSTDNRLYVGWFGVLMIPTLLAATTCFIIAFIAAPPVDIDGIREPVAGSLLYGNNIITGAVVPSSNAIGLHFYPIWEAASLDEWLYNGGPYQLVIFHFLIGVFCYMGREWELSYRLGMRPWIAVAYSAPVAAATAVFLIYPIGQGSFSDGMPLGISGTFNFMLVFQAEHNILMHPFHQLGVAGVFGGALFSAMHGSLVTSTLVRETTEIESQSYGYKFGQEEETYNIVAAHGYFGRLVGRTNEVILGTTANSRTLHFFLAAWPVVGIWFTALGISTMAFNLNGFNFNQSVLDSQGRVISTWADVLNRANLGMEVMHERNAHNFPLDLATGEAVTVAMTAPAINS from the coding sequence ATGACAACGACTCTACAGAGACGCGGAAGCGCTAATCTGTGGGAGCAGTTTTGCAATTGGGTCACTAGCACCGATAATCGCCTTTATGTAGGCTGGTTTGGGGTGTTGATGATCCCAACATTGCTTGCTGCAACCACCTGTTTCATTATTGCTTTCATTGCTGCACCTCCCGTTGATATCGATGGAATTCGGGAGCCTGTTGCAGGTTCACTGTTGTATGGCAACAACATCATTACTGGTGCGGTTGTACCATCCTCGAATGCGATCGGCTTGCATTTTTATCCAATTTGGGAAGCTGCAAGTTTAGATGAGTGGCTGTATAACGGTGGTCCTTACCAACTGGTGATTTTCCACTTTCTCATTGGCGTATTCTGTTACATGGGACGCGAGTGGGAACTCAGCTACCGTCTAGGGATGCGTCCGTGGATTGCTGTTGCTTACTCTGCACCTGTCGCCGCTGCTACCGCAGTATTCTTGATTTACCCTATCGGTCAAGGCAGCTTCTCGGATGGAATGCCTTTAGGTATTAGTGGTACTTTCAACTTTATGTTGGTGTTTCAAGCTGAACACAACATTTTGATGCACCCATTTCATCAGCTAGGAGTCGCAGGTGTCTTCGGTGGTGCGCTGTTTAGTGCCATGCATGGTTCGCTAGTCACCTCAACTCTGGTACGCGAAACGACTGAAATTGAGTCTCAAAGCTACGGCTACAAGTTCGGGCAAGAAGAAGAGACTTACAATATTGTCGCTGCTCACGGCTACTTTGGTCGCCTAGTTGGACGCACAAACGAGGTGATTTTAGGAACCACAGCAAACAGTCGTACTTTACACTTTTTCCTAGCAGCTTGGCCCGTAGTTGGTATCTGGTTTACCGCTTTAGGTATCAGTACGATGGCATTCAACTTAAACGGTTTCAACTTCAATCAGTCGGTTCTCGACTCGCAAGGACGTGTGATTAGCACTTGGGCTGATGTGTTGAATCGCGCCAACTTGGGTATGGAAGTGATGCACGAGCGCAACGCACATAATTTCCCACTTGATTTAGCGACAGGTGAAGCAGTAACAGTTGCAATGACTGCACCTGCAATTAATAGCTAA
- a CDS encoding TetR/AcrR family transcriptional regulator — translation MVTKAGKAAKQVRDAEATKTAILDAAEAEFAQYGLNAAKTEEIAAKTGVTKAMIYYYFKSKEDLYVAVLERVFFGRYMDSIQPEELEQLPPEEALEKLIRRQIATDFHHPHLNPIQIHEALQNQGKYYKHVLSSDRAQQVFGIVTRILERGIAEGCFRKLHPQHTVMNILGACNFYFTAYENFKYLWQGAPLLDPETVEQHAQEVVDLILAGVRNYEINK, via the coding sequence GTGGTCACTAAAGCAGGAAAAGCAGCCAAACAGGTTCGAGATGCAGAGGCGACAAAAACAGCGATACTCGATGCAGCCGAAGCAGAATTTGCGCAATACGGTTTAAACGCGGCGAAGACAGAAGAGATTGCGGCGAAAACAGGCGTCACCAAGGCGATGATTTACTACTACTTCAAAAGTAAAGAAGATCTCTACGTTGCTGTGTTGGAGCGTGTTTTTTTTGGTAGATACATGGATTCCATTCAGCCAGAGGAACTTGAACAGTTACCACCTGAAGAAGCATTAGAGAAGCTCATCCGGCGACAAATCGCGACTGATTTCCACCATCCGCACCTTAACCCGATTCAAATTCATGAAGCGCTGCAAAATCAGGGTAAGTATTACAAACACGTTCTCAGTAGCGATCGCGCACAGCAGGTTTTTGGTATTGTCACAAGAATTTTAGAGCGGGGAATCGCCGAAGGATGCTTTCGCAAACTTCATCCACAACATACTGTCATGAATATCTTAGGAGCTTGCAATTTCTACTTTACTGCCTACGAGAATTTTAAGTACCTTTGGCAAGGCGCACCATTGCTTGATCCAGAAACAGTAGAACAACACGCTCAAGAAGTCGTAGATTTAATTTTAGCTGGCGTTAGAAATTACGAGATAAATAAGTAA
- a CDS encoding Hsp20/alpha crystallin family protein translates to MALIRWQPFQEIEMLRRQMDQVFDELAGSNQQLETFWKPAVELKDTEDNLILRAEIPGVEGKDLDVQVTREAVAIRGEYRREKQAQERGLFRSEFRYGKFQRVVGLPVAIQNDQVQAEFKNGILTLTLPKVTEARRKVVKVNIADASTAAPEIANEPDTNGHVDKAEPAAV, encoded by the coding sequence ATGGCACTGATTCGTTGGCAACCTTTTCAAGAAATCGAAATGCTACGCCGTCAAATGGATCAAGTGTTTGACGAATTAGCAGGTAGCAATCAGCAATTAGAGACATTTTGGAAGCCAGCAGTAGAGTTAAAAGATACTGAAGATAACTTAATTCTGCGGGCGGAAATTCCTGGAGTAGAAGGCAAAGATTTAGATGTTCAGGTAACAAGAGAAGCTGTAGCAATTCGCGGTGAATATCGTCGCGAAAAGCAAGCTCAAGAACGCGGACTTTTCCGCAGTGAATTCCGCTATGGTAAGTTCCAGCGTGTCGTCGGTTTACCTGTTGCTATTCAGAACGATCAAGTACAAGCTGAGTTCAAAAATGGCATTTTGACCTTAACACTACCCAAAGTGACAGAAGCGCGTCGTAAAGTTGTTAAAGTCAATATTGCAGACGCTTCTACTGCTGCTCCAGAAATTGCTAACGAGCCTGATACTAATGGTCATGTAGACAAAGCTGAACCAGCAGCCGTTTAG
- a CDS encoding ion channel, translating to MTQKKRRSSRVVRIVNKDGRLNIVGSGKWYSYWRDPYHLLLTVPWTGFLAIVTLGYITANTFFALAYLVGGNGIANARPGNFFDAFFFSIQTMASIGYGAMYPQTLYANILVTIESLLGLMGLAMGTGLAFARLSQPTARVIFSRVAVVDLYDGVPTLMFRTANKRRNQILEAELRVRLARDEVNAEGLSMRRVYDLPLVRSQNPSFALSWTAMHPIDESSPLYKATPEILAQQEASIIITLIGIDETVSQTIHARHVYIARDILWNMRFVDIMLRTLDGDRHLDYSRFHDVTPL from the coding sequence ATGACCCAAAAAAAGCGTCGTTCATCTCGTGTAGTACGTATTGTTAATAAGGACGGGCGGTTAAATATTGTTGGTAGTGGTAAATGGTATTCCTACTGGCGCGATCCATACCATTTATTGCTAACGGTTCCTTGGACTGGGTTTTTGGCGATCGTTACTTTAGGCTACATTACTGCTAATACTTTCTTTGCCTTAGCTTACTTGGTAGGAGGTAATGGAATTGCAAATGCACGACCTGGTAACTTTTTTGACGCTTTCTTTTTTAGCATCCAAACGATGGCGTCGATTGGTTATGGTGCAATGTACCCGCAAACGCTTTATGCCAACATTCTAGTGACGATTGAATCTTTACTCGGCTTGATGGGGTTAGCAATGGGGACAGGATTAGCGTTTGCGCGTTTGTCACAACCTACCGCCAGAGTCATTTTCAGCCGTGTAGCAGTGGTAGATTTGTATGATGGAGTCCCTACGCTGATGTTTCGCACCGCCAATAAGCGCCGCAATCAGATTTTAGAGGCTGAATTGCGCGTCCGTTTAGCGCGAGATGAAGTGAACGCGGAAGGGCTATCTATGCGAAGAGTTTACGATCTACCGCTTGTACGCAGTCAAAATCCTAGCTTTGCGCTTTCTTGGACAGCGATGCATCCTATTGACGAATCTAGCCCTTTGTATAAAGCTACACCCGAAATCCTTGCGCAACAAGAAGCCTCAATTATCATTACACTAATTGGCATCGATGAGACGGTTTCCCAAACAATTCACGCGCGTCACGTCTATATTGCACGCGATATTTTATGGAATATGCGGTTTGTTGATATCATGTTGCGGACTTTGGATGGCGATCGCCATCTTGATTATTCGCGTTTTCATGATGTCACACCGCTATAA
- a CDS encoding YihY/virulence factor BrkB family protein has protein sequence MNIKVIISLLKETFAEWNKDKVARIAAALAYYTMFSLAPLLIIVIAIAGSVFGEEAARNEIVTQIEGLVGRDGAEFIQTAIENASQPAEGTFASAISFVVLLFGATGLFAELQDALNTVWEVQPKPNQGLLVVIRNRFLSFAMILGIGFLLLVSLVLGAALAAIVNLFGSWFPFLSSFLQLLSFVFGFVVTTFLFAAIYKILPDVKIAWSDVWIGAIITSFLFSVGRFLLGQYIGNSSLGSIYGAAGSLVVVLVWVFYASQILLLGAEFTQVYARRFGSGIVPAKNAVPLTPEARAEQGLKSSDEQSETSTRPRRQRSNFLSRIFGGSKRRSPRRRDRR, from the coding sequence GTGAACATTAAAGTCATTATCAGTTTATTAAAAGAAACCTTCGCCGAGTGGAATAAGGATAAGGTAGCGCGCATCGCCGCCGCGCTTGCGTATTACACGATGTTTTCGCTTGCACCTCTTTTAATTATCGTCATTGCGATCGCTGGTTCGGTTTTTGGTGAAGAGGCGGCGCGAAATGAAATTGTTACCCAGATTGAAGGTTTAGTAGGCAGAGATGGAGCCGAATTTATTCAAACAGCAATTGAAAACGCCAGTCAACCAGCCGAAGGAACGTTTGCTTCAGCGATTAGCTTTGTCGTGTTGCTTTTTGGTGCGACAGGATTATTCGCTGAATTACAAGATGCGCTCAATACCGTTTGGGAAGTGCAGCCCAAGCCAAATCAAGGCTTACTGGTTGTCATTCGCAACCGTTTTTTATCGTTTGCCATGATTTTAGGAATTGGCTTTTTGCTTCTCGTTTCGCTCGTACTTGGTGCAGCTTTGGCAGCAATTGTCAATCTTTTTGGTAGTTGGTTTCCTTTTTTGAGTTCGTTTTTACAGTTGCTTTCGTTTGTTTTTGGTTTTGTTGTTACGACGTTTTTATTCGCAGCGATCTACAAGATTTTACCAGATGTAAAAATTGCTTGGAGCGATGTTTGGATTGGTGCAATTATCACATCATTTTTATTTTCTGTTGGTCGATTTTTACTCGGTCAATACATCGGTAATAGCAGTCTTGGCTCGATTTATGGTGCGGCGGGATCGCTTGTCGTCGTTCTTGTATGGGTTTTCTATGCTTCCCAAATTCTACTTTTAGGTGCAGAATTTACTCAAGTTTATGCTAGAAGATTTGGTTCGGGAATCGTTCCTGCTAAAAATGCTGTTCCTTTAACTCCTGAAGCCCGTGCAGAACAAGGATTGAAATCTAGCGACGAACAATCTGAAACGAGTACGCGCCCTCGTCGTCAGCGTTCTAACTTCCTCAGTCGCATTTTTGGTGGTTCTAAACGGCGATCGCCTCGCCGCAGAGATCGTCGATAA